The proteins below are encoded in one region of Sedimentibacter sp. zth1:
- a CDS encoding cyclase family protein: MKIIDLSYKISNNMPTFPGDDLVEIKENKTLERDYYNAISLKTNMHVGTHVDIARHLLADDRTIDEIPIDKFIGKGVLLDVRGEQIISFKKDYEKLIKENDIVLLYTGYADLYTETSKYYENYPVLEDKFADFLVYKNIKMIGIDTPSPDKEPFNIHKKLLNNDIFIIENLTNLENLININSFMVYAVPLKITAEASIVRAFAISDL, translated from the coding sequence ATGAAAATTATAGATTTAAGCTATAAAATATCTAACAATATGCCGACTTTTCCTGGTGACGATTTGGTTGAAATTAAAGAAAATAAGACGTTGGAGAGGGACTATTATAATGCTATAAGTCTTAAAACTAATATGCATGTTGGCACTCATGTAGATATAGCTAGACATTTACTTGCAGATGATAGAACTATTGATGAAATACCAATTGATAAATTTATTGGTAAAGGTGTTCTTTTAGATGTTAGAGGAGAACAGATAATTAGCTTCAAAAAAGACTATGAAAAGTTGATAAAAGAAAATGACATTGTTCTTTTGTATACAGGATACGCAGATTTATATACTGAAACAAGTAAATATTATGAAAACTATCCAGTATTAGAGGATAAATTCGCTGATTTTTTAGTTTATAAAAATATAAAAATGATAGGAATAGATACTCCTTCCCCTGACAAAGAACCATTTAATATACATAAAAAACTTCTTAATAATGATATATTTATAATTGAAAATTTAACTAATTTAGAAAATTTAATTAATATTAATAGTTTCATGGTGTATGCAGTACCTCTAAAAATAACAGCGGAAGCAAGCATAGTAAGAGCATTTGCAATTAGTGATTTATAA
- a CDS encoding ABC transporter ATP-binding protein — protein MKEIIKTNNLTKDYGNNKGVFNVNLSVNEGEIFGFLGPNGAGKTTTIRHLMGFIKPDKGSCFINEKNCWNDSALIQDTLGYLPGEIAFMNNMSGIQMINFIAEMKNMKDMSRAKELTEIFELDAKGSLRRMSKGMKQKIGIICAFMNNPDIIILDEPTSGLDPLMQNRFIDLLLEEQKKGKTIFISSHNFEEIEKTCDRTAIIKDGKIIAIEDMATLKDKKAKSYIITFNSEDDVNKIKSKKYKISSIQNNTVTISVTGNISPLLRDISELNIKDLEIKTQTLEELFLHFYGGDK, from the coding sequence ATGAAGGAAATAATTAAGACTAACAATCTTACCAAAGATTATGGAAACAACAAAGGTGTTTTTAATGTAAATCTATCAGTAAACGAAGGCGAAATATTTGGTTTTTTAGGTCCTAACGGTGCAGGTAAAACTACTACAATTAGACACCTAATGGGATTTATAAAGCCAGACAAAGGAAGCTGCTTTATAAATGAAAAAAACTGTTGGAATGATTCAGCCCTTATTCAAGATACTCTTGGATATTTACCGGGTGAAATTGCTTTCATGAATAATATGTCAGGAATTCAAATGATTAATTTTATTGCTGAAATGAAAAATATGAAGGATATGTCAAGAGCTAAAGAATTAACGGAGATTTTTGAATTAGATGCAAAGGGCTCTTTAAGAAGAATGTCTAAAGGTATGAAGCAAAAGATTGGTATCATATGTGCATTCATGAATAATCCCGATATAATAATTCTAGACGAACCTACAAGTGGACTAGATCCACTTATGCAAAATAGATTTATCGATTTATTGTTGGAAGAACAAAAAAAAGGTAAAACAATATTCATCTCATCACATAATTTTGAAGAAATTGAAAAAACATGTGATAGGACAGCAATTATAAAGGATGGCAAAATTATTGCAATTGAAGATATGGCTACTTTAAAGGATAAAAAAGCTAAGTCATATATAATAACATTTAATTCAGAGGATGATGTAAATAAAATCAAATCTAAAAAATATAAGATATCATCTATACAAAACAATACTGTTACTATCAGTGTTACAGGAAATATATCCCCACTATTGAGAGATATTTCAGAGCTAAATATTAAAGATTTAGAAATTAAAACACAAACTTTAGAAGAATTATTTTTACATTTTTACGGAGGTGACAAATAA
- a CDS encoding ABC transporter permease subunit, with protein MISLPLFKKEIKSNYKILLIFMAILALYVPIMVYMFDPKLGDMLKQFEEAMPGMMSAMGMTSAGNDLISFLDSYLFGFILIVFPMIFTIMLANKLVAGYVDSGSMACILASPNTRKKIIFTQILVMIINILLLVLFSTILAIVTSEIMFPGQLNIKNYILMSLSLFLLQLAVAGISFLASCIFNESKNSFLFGAGIPILLYLVNMLANMGGNLENLKYATIFTLLPSSEIAAGKTDILLPILILVTISIVLYSVGAYIFTKKDLPL; from the coding sequence ATGATTAGTTTACCACTATTTAAAAAAGAAATAAAATCTAATTACAAAATTTTGTTGATATTTATGGCAATACTAGCTCTTTATGTTCCGATTATGGTTTACATGTTTGACCCTAAGCTTGGAGATATGCTAAAACAATTTGAGGAAGCAATGCCCGGTATGATGTCCGCTATGGGTATGACTTCAGCCGGGAACGACCTTATATCGTTTTTGGATTCATATTTGTTTGGATTTATACTTATAGTATTTCCTATGATTTTTACTATAATGCTTGCAAATAAGCTAGTTGCAGGATATGTTGATTCAGGTTCAATGGCATGTATACTTGCTTCACCAAATACAAGAAAAAAAATAATATTCACACAAATATTGGTTATGATTATCAATATTTTATTACTAGTTTTATTTTCAACAATACTTGCAATAGTAACAAGTGAAATTATGTTTCCAGGTCAATTGAACATAAAAAATTACATTTTGATGTCTTTAAGTTTATTTTTATTACAATTGGCAGTTGCCGGAATATCTTTTTTAGCATCATGCATATTTAATGAAAGTAAAAACTCATTTTTATTTGGTGCTGGTATTCCAATATTATTATACTTAGTTAATATGCTTGCTAATATGGGTGGAAACTTAGAAAATTTAAAATATGCAACAATTTTCACATTATTACCATCAAGTGAAATTGCTGCAGGAAAAACTGATATACTTTTACCAATTCTTATACTTGTGACAATATCTATAGTTCTTTACAGCGTAGGTGCTTATATTTTCACTAAAAAAGATTTACCGTTGTAA
- a CDS encoding DUF5666 domain-containing protein, protein MNKKIIKALVITTAVSMIISTTAAFADSGKSAKNSKTEQNINHNKNSYSNKHNNGIDDEKDDEEILGTVIRVYGNKIEVETEGAEIITVKITNKTEIEIENEDDEDNEESTFKCLKVGMIVDIELKNDKSNQHQLDAEKVTILGIESDDEDEDDEDDEDTTENVIINNASVEKIYNNNVLINNDGTLLILNITNETKFFNQFNQEITFAGIKKGMIVKVEHSPQMTKSIPAITNAVEITVIKDQKDNVKIKSEVVEVDKYDKTITIGNKEKLYEQLVLNINEDTKLLDRFNMPISIYNIKPGMIILVEHSSAMTRSIPAQTNAVSIKIVKSIPDSILLSTKVLDVLEDRILVGEKEHENTYKYLLINYKTIITDKNGKIIELSDIKEGMSITVEHSMISTLSIPPQTQAYIIIVNN, encoded by the coding sequence ATGAACAAAAAAATAATTAAAGCATTAGTAATAACTACTGCAGTATCAATGATAATATCTACCACAGCTGCATTTGCCGACAGTGGAAAGTCTGCAAAAAATTCTAAGACTGAGCAGAATATAAACCATAACAAAAACAGCTATTCAAACAAACATAATAACGGAATAGATGATGAAAAGGATGATGAAGAAATATTAGGCACAGTCATAAGAGTATATGGCAATAAGATTGAAGTTGAAACAGAAGGCGCAGAAATCATAACAGTAAAAATTACTAATAAAACAGAAATAGAAATAGAAAATGAAGATGATGAAGATAATGAAGAATCAACATTCAAGTGTTTGAAAGTTGGAATGATAGTTGATATTGAACTTAAAAATGATAAATCAAATCAACATCAATTAGATGCTGAAAAGGTAACTATATTAGGCATTGAATCAGATGATGAAGATGAAGATGACGAAGATGATGAAGATACAACTGAAAATGTTATAATAAACAATGCAAGTGTAGAAAAGATTTATAATAATAATGTATTGATAAATAATGATGGAACTCTTTTGATTCTTAATATAACTAATGAAACAAAATTCTTTAATCAGTTTAATCAAGAAATAACATTTGCTGGTATTAAAAAAGGTATGATTGTAAAGGTTGAGCATTCACCACAAATGACAAAAAGCATACCAGCTATAACGAATGCAGTAGAAATAACTGTTATTAAAGATCAAAAAGACAATGTGAAGATAAAAAGCGAAGTAGTAGAAGTAGATAAATATGATAAAACTATAACTATAGGCAATAAAGAAAAACTATATGAGCAGTTAGTTCTAAACATAAATGAAGATACTAAGTTGTTAGATAGATTTAATATGCCAATAAGCATTTACAATATTAAACCAGGAATGATAATTTTAGTTGAACATAGCAGTGCAATGACAAGAAGCATTCCGGCTCAGACCAATGCAGTTAGTATTAAAATAGTAAAATCAATACCAGATAGTATACTTTTGAGTACTAAAGTGTTAGATGTCCTTGAAGATAGAATATTAGTAGGTGAAAAGGAACACGAAAATACCTATAAATATCTTCTAATAAACTATAAAACAATAATTACCGATAAAAATGGCAAGATTATAGAATTATCAGACATAAAAGAAGGTATGAGTATCACAGTTGAACATTCTATGATATCAACTTTGAGTATACCACCACAAACACAAGCATACATTATTATAGTAAATAATTAA
- the uppS gene encoding polyprenyl diphosphate synthase produces the protein MRIPKHIAIIPDGNRRWANRLGLDKYMGYDHGLNPGVDVLRLAKEYGVKELTYYGFTTDNCKRPTIEVKAFTTACIDAVRMIQKENVNLLVVGNTESNMFPKELLPYTKSRVSIGKDEIKVNFLVNYGWEWDLSNMNIHSTNRNTIMSLLNSKDISRIDLIIRWGGRKRLSGLLPVQAVYADIYTIDKMWPEFTKQQFIEALKWYDTQDVTLGG, from the coding sequence ATGAGAATACCAAAGCATATTGCTATAATTCCTGATGGAAATAGAAGATGGGCAAATCGATTAGGCTTAGATAAATACATGGGCTACGACCATGGACTCAATCCAGGTGTTGATGTACTTAGGCTTGCTAAAGAATACGGTGTTAAAGAATTAACCTATTACGGATTTACAACAGATAATTGCAAACGACCTACGATTGAAGTAAAAGCTTTTACAACAGCATGTATAGATGCAGTAAGGATGATTCAAAAGGAAAATGTAAATTTATTAGTAGTTGGCAATACAGAGTCAAATATGTTTCCTAAAGAGCTTTTACCATATACTAAGAGCAGAGTTTCAATAGGTAAAGATGAAATCAAGGTTAACTTTTTAGTTAATTATGGCTGGGAATGGGATTTAAGCAACATGAATATTCATTCAACCAATAGGAATACAATCATGAGTCTACTTAATTCAAAAGATATTTCAAGGATCGATTTAATCATACGATGGGGAGGTAGAAAAAGACTTTCAGGACTACTCCCGGTTCAAGCTGTTTATGCTGATATATACACTATAGACAAAATGTGGCCTGAATTTACAAAGCAACAATTTATCGAAGCACTAAAATGGTACGACACACAAGATGTTACATTAGGTGGTTAA
- a CDS encoding M28 family metallopeptidase: MCLEADNKDCILLLKEHPNSNNANPNGQVYLVLDEDVKRSAPFHHNIDKKIFHISKDTYSKLYENIGEEVHIKIDSKEKIITQNHVVSMITGQSHDVAVVISAHYDHVGKINNTIWRGAIDNASGVSAMLQIAEELSTYYKTTKPPVDIIFCAFNSEESSNENYSMGSSYFSEYLKTRYNNIYNINFDCVGGNVEDNLITFDINSKSNTNEIKNILEVLQESFIANNYDTAITENSFASDHWKFDEGINISTGTGDGLIHTPKDTKELLNPNYIYQISEIVYEYIINSINIFIKTNDETNYDDSKIFSIIDSEEEKLQPYTLKYMEIEDNVYCIINNEVDTTIEDIKNISKVDLSSISKYLDVEDVSGTISYYYDWYDPNKHELDKIYDVNTEFNNFVTIRLFDNSFGDQINNSYTIEIVNIKDKNSAVGSSLYNIYLNQDYIYELEKDGITYKIQDTVVSYDEEGNPKEKQILIYAEKSFNEKVVFMTFQCPDLFKRNGFVHKDIETSLDELNKILEQEKFYEFANETIENIWEQVK; this comes from the coding sequence TTGTGTTTAGAAGCAGATAATAAAGATTGTATTCTTCTCCTTAAAGAACACCCTAACAGTAATAATGCAAACCCAAATGGCCAAGTTTATCTAGTTCTTGATGAAGATGTTAAGAGAAGTGCACCATTTCATCATAATATAGATAAAAAAATATTTCATATATCTAAGGATACTTATAGCAAATTATATGAAAATATTGGAGAAGAAGTACATATTAAAATAGACTCCAAAGAAAAAATTATTACACAAAATCATGTCGTATCTATGATTACAGGTCAAAGTCATGATGTTGCAGTTGTCATATCTGCACATTACGATCATGTAGGAAAAATTAATAATACAATATGGAGAGGAGCAATTGATAACGCTTCAGGTGTTTCCGCAATGCTGCAAATTGCAGAAGAATTAAGTACATATTATAAAACAACTAAACCACCTGTAGATATAATATTTTGTGCGTTCAATAGTGAAGAAAGTTCTAATGAAAACTATTCTATGGGGAGTAGCTATTTTTCCGAATATCTAAAAACGCGATATAATAATATATATAATATCAATTTTGACTGTGTTGGTGGTAATGTCGAAGATAATCTAATAACTTTTGATATAAATTCCAAGAGTAATACTAATGAAATAAAAAATATATTAGAAGTATTACAAGAATCATTTATTGCAAATAATTATGATACTGCAATAACGGAAAATTCTTTTGCAAGTGATCATTGGAAATTTGACGAGGGTATTAATATCTCAACAGGTACTGGTGATGGATTAATTCACACACCAAAAGATACAAAAGAATTATTGAATCCTAATTATATATATCAAATATCAGAGATAGTGTATGAGTATATTATAAATAGTATTAATATTTTTATAAAAACTAATGATGAGACGAACTATGATGATAGCAAAATATTCTCAATTATTGATTCTGAAGAAGAAAAATTACAGCCATACACCTTGAAATATATGGAGATTGAAGATAATGTGTATTGTATAATAAACAATGAAGTAGATACTACAATAGAAGATATTAAAAATATTTCAAAAGTGGATTTAAGTTCTATTTCTAAATATTTAGATGTAGAGGATGTTTCTGGTACTATTTCTTACTATTATGATTGGTATGACCCTAATAAACATGAATTAGACAAAATATATGATGTAAATACAGAATTCAATAATTTTGTAACAATTAGATTATTTGATAATTCATTTGGCGACCAAATAAATAATTCATATACTATAGAAATTGTTAATATTAAAGATAAAAACAGTGCAGTTGGCAGTAGTCTTTATAATATTTATTTGAATCAAGATTACATCTATGAGTTAGAGAAAGATGGAATAACTTATAAAATACAGGATACAGTTGTATCTTATGACGAAGAAGGAAATCCAAAAGAAAAGCAGATATTAATTTATGCAGAAAAATCATTTAATGAAAAAGTAGTTTTCATGACTTTCCAATGCCCAGATTTATTTAAAAGAAATGGGTTTGTTCATAAAGATATTGAAACATCATTGGATGAACTAAATAAAATTTTGGAACAAGAAAAATTCTATGAATTTGCTAATGAAACAATAGAAAATATTTGGGAACAAGTAAAATAA
- the asnA gene encoding aspartate--ammonia ligase — protein sequence MEKLLIPKDYYSRFSVMETEIAIKKIKDFFEEELAKNLSLTRVSAPLMVRKNTGLNDDLNGIERAVNFDMKETNYDVEIVQSLAKWKRMALKKYRFDKHTGLYTDMNAIRRDEDLDNIHSIYVDQWDWEIIIAKEDRNIDTLKDTVRLIYKTFLDTEKRLEEIYPFLKNDLPKQIEFITSQELLDMYPNLTVKQREYEISKKYKAVFIMQIGDKLLDGTIHDGRAADYDDWSLNGDIIFYYETLDIALELSSMGIRVDKNALIYQLEQRSQMNKMNLSFHMQVLDEDLPYTIGGGIGQSRICMYFLKKAHVGEVQASIWSEEMIEACNENDIHLL from the coding sequence ATAGAAAAATTGTTAATACCAAAAGATTATTACAGTAGATTTTCGGTAATGGAAACAGAAATTGCAATTAAAAAAATAAAAGATTTTTTTGAAGAAGAATTAGCTAAAAATTTATCACTAACTAGAGTTTCGGCACCTTTAATGGTAAGAAAAAATACCGGATTAAATGATGATTTGAACGGCATAGAGAGAGCGGTAAATTTTGATATGAAAGAAACAAATTACGATGTTGAAATAGTTCAATCACTTGCAAAGTGGAAAAGAATGGCGCTTAAAAAATATAGATTTGATAAACACACAGGTCTTTACACAGATATGAATGCTATTAGAAGGGATGAGGACCTTGACAATATACATTCAATATATGTTGACCAATGGGACTGGGAGATAATTATTGCTAAAGAAGATAGAAATATAGATACACTGAAGGATACAGTAAGATTAATATATAAAACATTTTTGGATACAGAAAAAAGATTAGAAGAAATATATCCATTCCTAAAAAATGATTTACCAAAACAAATAGAGTTTATTACTTCACAGGAATTACTTGATATGTATCCGAATTTAACTGTAAAACAAAGAGAATATGAAATATCTAAAAAATACAAGGCAGTATTTATTATGCAGATAGGAGATAAGCTATTAGATGGAACTATACATGATGGTAGAGCTGCTGATTATGACGATTGGTCTTTGAATGGAGATATAATATTTTATTATGAAACATTAGATATTGCATTGGAATTATCATCAATGGGTATCAGAGTTGATAAAAATGCATTGATATATCAGTTAGAGCAAAGAAGTCAAATGAACAAAATGAATTTAAGTTTTCATATGCAAGTACTGGATGAAGACCTTCCTTATACAATTGGTGGAGGTATTGGTCAATCTCGCATATGTATGTATTTTCTTAAAAAGGCCCATGTAGGAGAAGTGCAAGCTTCAATATGGTCTGAAGAAATGATTGAAGCTTGCAATGAAAATGATATACATTTATTATAA
- a CDS encoding cytochrome c biogenesis CcdA family protein encodes MQYFITFLEGIITFVSPCLLPMLPIYISYFAGGNSEIHKTKTLKNALGFVLGFTIIFTIMGAFAGSIGSFLKQYQTTVDIVSGIIVILFGLNFLGVIKLSLFKGSRNTKNINELGFFSSILFGMVFSIGWTPCVGAFLGSALMLASQQGSIIRGIGLLLSYSFGLGIPFIVSAVLIDKLKSTFNFIKKNYKIINIISGSLLILVGIMMMTGSMGYLLSILSF; translated from the coding sequence ATGCAATATTTTATAACATTTCTTGAAGGGATAATAACATTTGTTTCACCTTGCCTTCTTCCAATGCTACCAATATACATTTCATATTTTGCAGGAGGAAATTCAGAAATACATAAAACAAAAACATTAAAAAATGCATTAGGTTTTGTACTTGGTTTTACAATTATATTTACTATAATGGGCGCTTTTGCTGGAAGTATTGGTAGTTTTCTAAAACAATATCAAACAACAGTAGATATTGTTTCAGGAATAATAGTAATATTATTTGGTTTAAATTTTTTAGGAGTTATCAAATTATCATTATTTAAAGGTAGTAGAAACACTAAAAATATAAACGAGCTAGGCTTTTTTTCATCAATATTATTTGGAATGGTCTTTTCAATTGGCTGGACTCCATGTGTTGGAGCATTCTTGGGCTCAGCACTTATGTTAGCGTCACAGCAGGGATCTATAATTCGAGGTATTGGATTATTACTTAGCTATTCATTTGGCTTAGGCATACCATTTATAGTAAGTGCAGTATTGATAGATAAATTAAAAAGTACATTTAATTTTATTAAAAAGAATTATAAAATCATCAACATTATATCTGGAAGTCTTTTAATTTTAGTGGGCATAATGATGATGACAGGTTCAATGGGATATTTATTATCTATTTTAAGTTTTTAG
- a CDS encoding TlpA disulfide reductase family protein — protein sequence MKNKLKTIIYLVVLVVFIGGATMLYNNLKDNPVNDISMDNSQDNETKGEDSNDTEEEKIKAPDFTVTDKDGNEVKLSDYIGKPIVLNFWASWCPPCKGEMPHFNEVYLDKGEDVVFFMVDMVDGARETQKKGKQFIEDMKYEFPVYFDNGQSAAYTYGIVSIPTTFFIDKDGYVVNGVKGAASKNVLLKGIDMITNQSE from the coding sequence ATGAAAAATAAATTAAAGACAATTATTTATCTTGTAGTTTTAGTTGTATTTATAGGTGGAGCAACTATGTTATATAATAATTTGAAGGATAATCCAGTTAACGATATATCAATGGATAATAGTCAAGATAATGAGACTAAAGGCGAAGATTCTAATGATACAGAAGAAGAAAAAATTAAAGCACCTGATTTTACAGTTACGGATAAGGATGGTAATGAAGTAAAACTGTCGGATTATATTGGTAAACCAATTGTACTAAACTTTTGGGCTAGCTGGTGTCCACCATGCAAAGGTGAAATGCCACATTTTAATGAAGTATATTTAGACAAAGGTGAAGATGTTGTATTTTTTATGGTTGATATGGTTGATGGTGCAAGAGAAACACAGAAAAAAGGTAAACAATTTATTGAAGATATGAAATACGAATTTCCAGTATATTTTGATAATGGTCAGAGTGCCGCATATACATATGGCATAGTGTCAATTCCTACAACATTTTTTATTGACAAGGATGGGTATGTTGTAAATGGCGTAAAAGGGGCTGCTTCAAAGAATGTTCTTTTAAAAGGAATAGATATGATTACCAACCAGAGTGAATAG
- the trxA gene encoding thioredoxin has product MKTITINKQNFEQEILNSKKQVLIDFWASWCNPCKMLSPTVDEIASEQDNVKVCKINIDEHPELAKKFFVMSIPTLVLVEKGKEINRSVGLVPKHSILEMMS; this is encoded by the coding sequence ATGAAAACGATAACAATTAATAAACAAAATTTTGAGCAAGAAATTTTAAATTCAAAAAAGCAAGTATTAATAGATTTTTGGGCAAGTTGGTGTAATCCATGCAAAATGCTTTCACCAACTGTGGACGAAATAGCCAGTGAGCAAGATAATGTAAAGGTATGTAAGATTAATATTGATGAACATCCTGAATTAGCAAAAAAATTCTTTGTAATGAGCATTCCTACTCTTGTTCTTGTTGAAAAAGGAAAAGAAATTAATCGTTCTGTTGGTTTAGTACCAAAGCATTCAATTTTAGAAATGATGTCATAA
- a CDS encoding DUF5320 domain-containing protein, which produces MPRGDGTGPYGTGPIGGFCRRNLNYSGLYPTTISNKNSKTILQNEKLFLQSRIDEINEILGE; this is translated from the coding sequence ATGCCAAGAGGAGACGGTACAGGCCCATACGGGACAGGTCCAATAGGTGGTTTTTGTAGAAGAAATTTAAACTATAGCGGCTTATATCCTACTACAATATCAAATAAGAATAGTAAAACTATATTACAAAACGAAAAACTTTTTCTACAGTCACGTATAGATGAAATCAATGAAATCTTAGGAGAATAA